In Chitinophagaceae bacterium, the genomic window TTTTTCGTGTATCCATCGGGCTACAAGTTCTTTACCTACGCCATTATCGCCGGTAATTAAAACCCTTGCATCTGTTGCAGCCACTTTTTCAATGGTGTCTTTAATTTTTTGAATGGCTTTGCTTTCTCCCACCATTTCCTGCACTTTGCTTACTTTACGCTTGAGCACTTTGGTTTGGGTTACCAGCTCTTTCTTTTCGGTGGCATTTCTTATGGTTATGAGCAACCGGTTTAAATCGGGTGGCTTGCTTATGTAATCAAAAGCGCCTTTTTTAACTGCTTCCACAGCAGTTTCAATATTACCGTGGCCGCTAATCATAATTATAGAAGTATCCGGGTTTATTGCTTTGGCTTGCTCCAAAAATTCAATGCCATCCAGCCTCGGCATTTTAATATCGCAAAGCACTACATCATATGTTCCTTTGCTAAATTTTGCAAGCCCTTCTTCACCGTCTGATGCTTCATCAATTTTATAGCCCTCAAAACTCAAGATTTCGCTTAAGGTTTTGCGTATCGCTTTTTCATCGTCAATAATGAGAATTTGGGTCATATCAGAGTTTACTTTCAGGGCTTTGAATACCCAAAATTATAAACTTTATTCAAAGCAAAGAATAAAGTGATAAATTTTAGAAATCATTTAGTTACAGGCATTTTAACTGGGCAAAAAATAAATACCTCGTAAAATTACGAGGTCTGCTTTCGTAGTCTTTCTAAAGTTGTACATGAATATTTACGATGCTGTCCGTAAATACTGAGTAGGCAAAAACGGGCAGTAATGCTCTTGTACAGGCTTGATTATTGCCGCATCTTTGCATCAGAAGTTGATTGATAGACAATATCAATCCATCCAAGATCCAGGAAAAGCCAACTGTACTAATATCCAGTTAAAAAACCAAATCCAGTATCAGTCAACTTCTCTTTTCTTTTTTGTGAACTACGAAAAAGAAAATTTAAAATCCATTATCGTAAAGGCGAAAGCCTGAAGACCAAAATCCAAGTTCAATTTTGCCAATGCAAAATTTGAAAAACCTGTAAAGCCTGAAACCGGGATAAACTCATTAAAAACCCCAAGGAAGATTAATGAAATCAAACATCCTGAAGAACCAACCCAGAGTATGAAAGTTGGTAAAAAATTGCCCCTGCTTTTGCAGGGGTTTTATTTTAATTTATTTTAGAAATTTAATTTAACCCCTGCTTTTTTGCCTTTCTTAACTTTTTGCCATGTGGCCAGGTTAAGCATTTGTATGGCTTTATTATCGCAACTGCTGCAAATGGAATTTTTTACCGCAATCCTCACTGGTATGCCGGAATCATCGGTGTCAAATTTAAGTTCAATTGTTTTTTTATTGCTCACAACAAAAAGGCTGTCTTTTGCAAATTGGCGCAACGCTGTTTCGCCGGAAATAATAGCTACATTTATGAGCGTAACCGTAGCTGGCTTGTGCAGGCTCAGGTTTTCTTTTAAGGTAACTACTACTATGCCATTTGTTGCCATTGAACCATAAATTGCTGCTGCATTTTTATCTTTGATTACTTGCATGCTTTTAATAAAACCAGATGGTATTTGCATAAAATCTGAGGCTGGTAATACCTGGTTGTTTACCACATACATGGGTTCTCCATTTGTTTTAAGTGAACTTGCTCCACGAATTTTTACAATATTTAACGAGTTGGATGATTTTTTCACTTTTGCATTTGCCAATGTTACTACTACTTCGCTCAATTGCTGGTCAGCCTTTTGCAAAACAATATTATTGGCAAGCATATCATTGCTGTTAATAGATTGAGTTGCCTGCTCATAACCCATTGCATTTACTGCAATACTCATAGCCGTATCAATGGCCTGTATATTAAACTGGCCGTAGGCATTTGTTTGTACTGTGTTCCGGGTTTTGGTATCATATACAATTGCATTGGGTACAGGCTGTCCTGCCTGATCTTTTACGCTTCCCGAAAAAATATGCTGGTGCATATTATTTACTGCACCGGAATAATTTTTATCGGCACTTAGCCCGGGCATTGGGCTTTGTTTTAGATGTTCATTTACTTTTGTTTCTTTTTTTGCAGTTTCGTTTATTGTGGCAGTTATTTTCTGCGAAAAGTTATCGGCAGCATCATCTTCTACTCTTGTTACCGTTGTACCTGCATTGTTTTCGGCAGCTTTGTTTTCTGCTAATGAACTTTTTCCGTTTGTTTTTTGGGTATTGGTTTCTGGTAAAGAAACTGTTGAATCAGCAATTGATGTGGTTTCTGTTTCGGGTACATTCTGCTCTTGCCCAGGTTCTGTTTTTAATTGTGCCAGCTCAGTAGTACTCTTGGATTGTACTTCTTCTTTATTGTTATAAAAAAGCCAGCCAAGGCTTATGAAAAGAAAAACGGTAGCGGCAATTTTTAAAAAATCTTTTGCTTTTTTTTGCCTGTACCATTCAATAGGAACTAACTTACTTTGCTTTTTTTGAGCAAGTTTTTTCTTAATTTCTTCAATATCATCAATAGCCGATTGTGTATGTTTACATCCTTCCAATGCATCCTGCAAAAAAGCATCGTTTAAGGCATCATTTTCCAGGGCATACATTTCTTCCTTATTCATTTTACCTGAATAATAGCGCTCAAAATCTGATGCGCCCCAATTTTTATTATGGTTGTCCCATTGCTGCATTAACTTTCTGCCATTTGTTTATCCATACATATTTTTAAATTTCGCCTGCCGTTTTGAATATGGCTGCGTACTTTGTTCCATTCTATGCCGGTTTGTTCCACAATTTCGTTATAACATTTTTTTTGCAGGTAAAAAAGTTCAATGGTTATTTTTTGTTCTTCCTGAAGCTGCTGCAGGCATAATTCCAATTGTTTAAAGCTCTCTTCCCTGTTTTGGTCATTATCCAGATGCAGCAAATCCTGGTTTTGCATAAGTTCCGGTTCGGAGGAAATTTTGCTGAACTTCTTTGCTGCCCTTATTTTCATAAGGCAATGGTTTTTTGACAATTGATATACCCAGGCTTTAAAATTGGCTACTTCATGTTTTTGGAGTTTGGGTACCAATTCTTCAAAAATATCCAGTACGGCATCTTTGGCCAATTCTTTATCTTCCAGGTATTTGAGGCATACGCCATAAATCAAATCCATATAGCGTTGAAATAGTTCACTCAATGCAACCATATCGGCCGAGGATTTGTATCCTGCCAGTAAATGCTCATCTGAACGTTGGCTAAATGAATGGTTTTTGATGAATGCCACCGTGTAAAATTAGGGAACTATTGATAAAAGCACCATTTAGTCCTTACCACCGGGTTTATACTCAAATATCAACACTGCATTTTCATCGAGGCTTGCCTTGCTGCGGAGTTCATAATGCCTGTTTCCGGCTGTAACCACCACCAATGCGGTATTGGGTGGTATGCTTCCCAGGTTATCGGCATACAAAGTTATTTCGTGTATCGTTGTGTTTTCGTCCAACTCAATATTTAACTCTATGGGTTTATCGCTTAATCTTTTGTGGCTGATCAATAATTTTTTATTATAGAAAATAGAAACGGTATCATTATCAATTTCGCCATTATCGTACACTTTAATATTAAGTTTATTGGTGCTAATGGCAATGCGGCTTTGCTCCGATTGTTTACGTTCGGTCATTTTCTTAACCAGTGATGGTTCTTTAATTTCTGGTGTAATGGGCTTAGGTAAAGGCTTTTTAACGCTGTCTTTTTTTACAATGGGCGGCAACGGCCTGGGTTCTGGTTTTTTAACCATAGGTTTGGGAGCAGGTTTGGGTGCCTCAGGTTTCTTAACTACAGGTTTTTGAGGTGCAGGTTTGGGGGCTGTTGGCCTGGGAGGTTTTGGTGCAATTTGTTTGGGTTTATTCACTACCGTAAAACAAGGTATTTCGCCATCGGGAAAATTATTGGGTTTTGTTGAAACCCTGGTGAGGATTACTTCTTCCCTGTCGCTAAAAATTTGATCCATAAATGAGCCGGTAGAAACCGTAACCCTCAATTTATTGGGTGGATCTGTTTTCTCCCTCCACACAGCAAGACGCATCAGTACATGGCCGCCGCTATTTTCAAAAAAACTTACACCACGCAAATACCAGGTATTGGTTTCCGGGTCTAAATATCCTTCAAATTTTGCCTTGCAAAAGCTGGATGGTTCCGCAGTAACATAATCATAAGTATAGCCGCATATTTTTGTGCCTTTTTGGGTAATATTCATTTGCAGGCGTTCTGTTCCCATTCTTCCCTCCCACCTTCCGGTAATTTTTTGGGCATAGGCATTAAAAGAAAAAGAAAACAGTAAAAGCAAAAAACAAGAGCGGTATAGATTAGCCATGCTTTAATATTTACTGTAAAGTTGCAATTAAATAAATTAAATTAACTATCGTAAGAAAAACTTTAATAAACCATTAAGAAAATGCTTTTAATGCCAATTGTAATATTTCTGCTGCCCCTGGCTGCATATTTTTTCTTTTTGTACATTGCAGAAACATTTTTTTTGTGCTACGTCAACTCTTACAATATTTTGAAACGCTGGAGCAATATCCCGGCCAACGTATGGCCTTATTAATTGCCGGTATGTTATTTTTTTGGATACTGGAAGGTGCCATTCCATTATATAAATTGAAATTTGAAAAAAACCGGTTTTCTCATGCCGGCATCAACCTGGTATTTACCCTCATCCATTTGGCTATACATTCGCTGCTGGCATTTTTAATTGTGGTATTGAGTGATTGGTGCAGGCTAAATGGATTTGGCCTTGTTTACTGGGCGAATGCCAATATTTTCTTTACCATTATTATTACCGTTTTGGGTCTTGATTTTTTTGGTGGCTGGCTGGTACATATTATCCAGCATAAAGTACCCTTACTTTGGAGCTTTCATATTGTCCATCATTCCGATAAAAAAGTAGATGTAACTACCGGGTTGCGCCACCATCCTTTTGAAAGTGTTTTGCGTGGCATATTTTTCTTCATGGGAATATTGGCCACAGGGTCGCCAATGTATGCAGTAATGATTTTTCAAACCCTATTGGTTTTTGTAACAGCATTTACCCATGCCAATATTAAATTGCCCGGGAATATAGACAATTCCTTAAGCTATTTTCTTATTTCACCCAATATGCATAAAGTGCACCATCATCATAAGCTGCCTTATCCCGATTCTAATTACGGTGCTATCTTTTCAATTTGGGACCGTGTGCTGGGTACTTTCAAAAAACTGCATATCCACCAAATTCAGTATGGTATTGATCAATCCACGCTTAATGATAATGATGAAAACCTGGGGATGCTGTTGAAAACCCCTTTTACTAAAAAATAAACCCAACTTAATTTTATTGATCCTTCAGGTTTAGAAAATTTTTATTGTATGTTATTAGAAATTATTGCTTTTAATATTCAAAGTTGTGCCACAATACAAAATGCCGGCGCCCAACGTATAGAGTTATGCGGTAACCCCACAGAAGGCGGCACCACTCCATCTTATGGTTTTATTAAAGCCGCAAGGGAAGTTACCGGTATCCAGTTGTTTCCCATAATAAGGCCACGAGGCGGCGATTTTTTGTATAGCAATGAAGAATTTGAAATAATGAAATCGGAAATTAAGTTGTGTAAAGAATTTGGATGCGATGGCGTAGTTATTGGTTTGCTCAATGCCGATGGTACAATTGATAAAAAAAGAACGGCAGCCCTTGTATCGCTGGCTTATCCATTGGAGGTAACTTTTCACCGGGCATTTGACAGGGTGAAGGATATGTATATTGCTTTGGAAGATGTAATTGAAGCAGGATGCGGAAGAATACTCACTTCGGGGCTTTTTCCCACAGCAGAACAGGGAATGGGCAACCTGCAAAAATTAGTGGAGGCCGCTAATAACCGAATTGTAATAATGCCCGGTAGTGGCGTAAGGTCGGATAATATTAATATCATTGCTCAAAAAACAGGCGCATCAGAATTTCACAGTTCGGCAAGAATTTTATCAGCAAGCCTTATGCAGCATTACAATAAAAATATGAACGAAACACTTGAATATAATACCGTAGATGAAGATGAAGTAAAAAAACTGGTTACGGCAATTAAGTAAATGAAAAATAATTCTTCGCATATTTTGAGTTTCTTTTTATGCCTATGTTGCTTTAAAAATAAAAATGCACCAAAAAGTAAAAAGCAAGGGAACGCAAGGAGTACGCAGAGAAAAACCATAAAACAGTGTGGAAAACGGTTCATTAAAATAGTGGCAATTATTTTTCCGTAACTAACCATGCCAGCACATTACCCTCTATATTTTTGGCAAATACATCCAGTTTCATAGGCATCGATCTATTTAAAGTACAATTTGCGGTAAAAAGTTCTTCCTCTTTATACAATTGCTGTATTACCATATGCTTTTTAAAATCAAGCTGCCCCAGGCCATACCATTTAAAAATGGCTTCTTTTATGCTCCAGGCCATGGTAAGTTTAAACAATTCGTCTCTTTCATCCATCATTTTTAAAACAGTAAACTCTTTTGTGCCCATAAACTTATGCTTCACTATATCAATTTTTTGCTGTGGCCATTCCACATCTACGCCTACCCGGTATTTACTGCTTACAATTACAGCTGCATAATCACCGCAATGAGATATGGAAAAATGGTATTGCTCCCCAGGTAAAAAAGGTTTCCTGGTTTCGGCAATTTTAATAAGCTTTAGCGGGAAATGTGGAAATAATTTCCGTAGCAAAAAACGGCCGGCCAGATGCTGTAAACGCTTATGTGGATGCGTAATTTTTTTTTGCAGGGGAACAAATTGCAAAAAAAAGTTTTCGGGCTCTTCAATACGCCAAAGGCCAAGCTTTGTATCGTCGTTAATATTTTGTTGATAAACCAGCGGCATTTTAAAAATTGTATGCTATCAGCAAAGTGAAAAATTTTACTTTTACAAATAAACTAAGAAACAATGATATTAAGCGACAAACGTATTTTAGAAGAAATAGAAAGAGGAACTATTAAAATAGCGCCCTACAACCGGGACTGCCTGGGAAGCAACAGTTACGATGTACATTTAGGCGCCAACCTGGCCACTTATGAAGATGACGAACTGGATGCAAAAAAACACAATACTATACGCCATTTTGAAATACCGGGTGAAGGGCTGGTTTTGCAGCCTCATAAATTTTATTTAGGCGTAACCGAAGAATATACCGAAACACATATTCATGTCCCTTTCCTGGAAGGTAAATCATCCACAGGCAGGCTGGGTATAGACATTCATGCAACCGCAGGCAAAGGCGATGTAGGTTTTTGCGGTAACTGGACGCTGGAAATTTCTGTGAAACAACCGGTAAGGGTTTATAAAGGCATGCCTATTGGCCAGCTCATTTATTTTCCTGTAGATGGCGAAATTGAAGTGAAATACAACCAAAAGAAAAATGCCAAATATAGCGGCCAGCCAAATAAACCTGTAGAAAGCATGATGTGGAAGAATAATTTCTAAGCCTGTTAAATTGTATCATTAAAATAAAAAACTTTTTTTGCTTTTAAATCTTTCCATACTTTTTGTACCAGTCAATTAAAAAACCGGTAACGGCATTATAGCTTTGCATACCCAGTGGTTGTTGGTTTTGTTTCAAAAAATTGCCGTACACCAGGTTTACAAAGGCATTCATATAACTTTGGTGTGCCCGCTTAAAATTATGCCACTTTAAATAATCTTCTTTTACCTGGGGCAACAAATCTTTGCGGCAAATTTTGGCAAATGCGGAATCTGAAAAATAAAGGCTATTGT contains:
- a CDS encoding carboxypeptidase-like regulatory domain-containing protein: MQQWDNHNKNWGASDFERYYSGKMNKEEMYALENDALNDAFLQDALEGCKHTQSAIDDIEEIKKKLAQKKQSKLVPIEWYRQKKAKDFLKIAATVFLFISLGWLFYNNKEEVQSKSTTELAQLKTEPGQEQNVPETETTSIADSTVSLPETNTQKTNGKSSLAENKAAENNAGTTVTRVEDDAADNFSQKITATINETAKKETKVNEHLKQSPMPGLSADKNYSGAVNNMHQHIFSGSVKDQAGQPVPNAIVYDTKTRNTVQTNAYGQFNIQAIDTAMSIAVNAMGYEQATQSINSNDMLANNIVLQKADQQLSEVVVTLANAKVKKSSNSLNIVKIRGASSLKTNGEPMYVVNNQVLPASDFMQIPSGFIKSMQVIKDKNAAAIYGSMATNGIVVVTLKENLSLHKPATVTLINVAIISGETALRQFAKDSLFVVSNKKTIELKFDTDDSGIPVRIAVKNSICSSCDNKAIQMLNLATWQKVKKGKKAGVKLNF
- a CDS encoding sigma-70 family RNA polymerase sigma factor, whose protein sequence is MVALSELFQRYMDLIYGVCLKYLEDKELAKDAVLDIFEELVPKLQKHEVANFKAWVYQLSKNHCLMKIRAAKKFSKISSEPELMQNQDLLHLDNDQNREESFKQLELCLQQLQEEQKITIELFYLQKKCYNEIVEQTGIEWNKVRSHIQNGRRNLKICMDKQMAES
- a CDS encoding sterol desaturase family protein, which produces MALLIAGMLFFWILEGAIPLYKLKFEKNRFSHAGINLVFTLIHLAIHSLLAFLIVVLSDWCRLNGFGLVYWANANIFFTIIITVLGLDFFGGWLVHIIQHKVPLLWSFHIVHHSDKKVDVTTGLRHHPFESVLRGIFFFMGILATGSPMYAVMIFQTLLVFVTAFTHANIKLPGNIDNSLSYFLISPNMHKVHHHHKLPYPDSNYGAIFSIWDRVLGTFKKLHIHQIQYGIDQSTLNDNDENLGMLLKTPFTKK
- a CDS encoding copper homeostasis protein CutC encodes the protein MLLEIIAFNIQSCATIQNAGAQRIELCGNPTEGGTTPSYGFIKAAREVTGIQLFPIIRPRGGDFLYSNEEFEIMKSEIKLCKEFGCDGVVIGLLNADGTIDKKRTAALVSLAYPLEVTFHRAFDRVKDMYIALEDVIEAGCGRILTSGLFPTAEQGMGNLQKLVEAANNRIVIMPGSGVRSDNINIIAQKTGASEFHSSARILSASLMQHYNKNMNETLEYNTVDEDEVKKLVTAIK
- a CDS encoding 4'-phosphopantetheinyl transferase superfamily protein, whose amino-acid sequence is MPLVYQQNINDDTKLGLWRIEEPENFFLQFVPLQKKITHPHKRLQHLAGRFLLRKLFPHFPLKLIKIAETRKPFLPGEQYHFSISHCGDYAAVIVSSKYRVGVDVEWPQQKIDIVKHKFMGTKEFTVLKMMDERDELFKLTMAWSIKEAIFKWYGLGQLDFKKHMVIQQLYKEEELFTANCTLNRSMPMKLDVFAKNIEGNVLAWLVTEK
- a CDS encoding dCTP deaminase, translated to MILSDKRILEEIERGTIKIAPYNRDCLGSNSYDVHLGANLATYEDDELDAKKHNTIRHFEIPGEGLVLQPHKFYLGVTEEYTETHIHVPFLEGKSSTGRLGIDIHATAGKGDVGFCGNWTLEISVKQPVRVYKGMPIGQLIYFPVDGEIEVKYNQKKNAKYSGQPNKPVESMMWKNNF